From Chthoniobacterales bacterium, the proteins below share one genomic window:
- a CDS encoding Ldh family oxidoreductase yields the protein MAKTVTKQSGSSPLHRPVYAEELKAFLLAAMRQCGVRRADAEVTAEVLVTTDTWGTFTHGSKQLLPLLQLHPDRMDLAARPEVLAEGAGWALVDGHYALATVTSCHAMQLAIRKARTAGVAFVGVRNSNHFGGAGYYAHLAAQKNMIGLAMTNTNPLMAVPGAASMVLGTNPFSYAVPAGREKPVFLDIATSVVAASKAISAKALGQTVPLGWLVDKQGLPTTDPSRYPEEGALLPMAGHKGYGLALMIEILCATLTGADMLSGVKLWLEKHPGPLNQGHAFIAINISKFMPLKRFKERMDRMIREIKSAPKAKGSKRIYLPGEIEWDNRERALRQGMILPEHVIERLAGLAADFGLELDKFFPKKKRAVKR from the coding sequence ATGGCAAAAACCGTGACAAAACAGTCGGGCAGCAGCCCACTCCACCGCCCCGTTTATGCGGAGGAACTCAAGGCCTTTCTCCTGGCGGCTATGCGCCAGTGCGGCGTGCGGCGGGCGGATGCCGAAGTGACAGCGGAGGTGCTCGTGACCACGGACACATGGGGCACCTTCACCCATGGCAGCAAGCAATTGCTCCCGCTGTTGCAGTTGCACCCGGATCGAATGGATCTAGCAGCCCGGCCGGAAGTGCTGGCGGAAGGGGCAGGTTGGGCGCTGGTGGACGGGCATTACGCGCTGGCGACCGTCACGTCGTGCCACGCGATGCAACTGGCCATCCGCAAAGCCCGGACGGCGGGCGTGGCCTTCGTGGGCGTGCGCAACAGCAACCACTTCGGCGGTGCGGGTTATTACGCCCATCTCGCCGCCCAAAAGAACATGATCGGTTTGGCCATGACCAACACCAACCCACTGATGGCGGTGCCGGGCGCGGCTTCGATGGTTTTGGGCACCAATCCGTTTTCCTATGCCGTGCCCGCGGGCCGGGAGAAACCCGTGTTTCTGGATATCGCCACCAGCGTGGTCGCCGCCAGCAAGGCCATCAGCGCCAAAGCCCTGGGCCAGACGGTGCCCTTGGGCTGGCTGGTGGACAAACAAGGCCTGCCCACCACCGACCCCAGCCGTTACCCGGAGGAAGGCGCTCTGCTCCCCATGGCGGGCCACAAGGGGTATGGCCTGGCTTTGATGATCGAAATCCTGTGCGCGACACTGACCGGCGCGGACATGCTCAGCGGGGTGAAGTTGTGGCTGGAAAAGCATCCCGGACCGCTCAACCAGGGTCACGCGTTTATCGCCATCAACATCAGCAAATTTATGCCGCTCAAGCGATTCAAGGAACGAATGGATCGCATGATTCGGGAGATTAAATCCGCCCCCAAGGCCAAGGGCTCCAAACGCATCTACCTGCCCGGCGAGATCGAGTGGGACAACCGGGAACGGGCGCTGCGGCAAGGCATGATCCTCCCGGAGCACGTCATTGAGCGTTTGGCCGGATTAGCCGCGGATTTCGGTCTGGAGCTGGACAAGTTCTTCCCCAAAAAGAAACGTGCAGTGAAGCGATGA
- a CDS encoding acetaldehyde dehydrogenase (acetylating), whose product MKTNSASGKVKVAILGSGNIGTDLMYKLLKRAGCMELAMFAGIDPQSEGLARARRAGVPASDRGIAAILDDPEIGLVFDATSARAHLAHAPALREAGKIAVDLTPAALGPYVVPPVNGGQHLDEANVNLITCGGQATIPLVYAVSRVTPVSYAEMVSTVSSASAGPGTRQNIDEFTFTTARGLEDKGGARCGKAIIILNPADPPILMRNTLYVVMEKDDVDEGAIVKSIEQMVSEVQSYVPGYRLKGKPVFDQRDTPLGKRTVLVALLEVEGAGDFLPKYAGNLDIMTSAALRTGELFAQRLLEGKAVAA is encoded by the coding sequence ATGAAAACAAATTCTGCCAGCGGCAAAGTCAAAGTAGCTATCCTTGGTTCCGGCAATATCGGAACCGATTTGATGTATAAGTTGCTCAAGCGAGCCGGTTGCATGGAGCTGGCAATGTTTGCGGGCATTGACCCGCAGTCCGAGGGTTTGGCCCGCGCGCGCCGGGCCGGGGTGCCGGCCAGCGACCGGGGCATCGCGGCGATTTTGGACGACCCGGAGATCGGGCTGGTCTTTGACGCCACCAGCGCCCGGGCGCACTTGGCGCATGCGCCGGCCCTGCGCGAGGCGGGCAAGATCGCGGTGGATCTGACTCCCGCGGCGCTCGGTCCCTACGTGGTTCCGCCCGTCAACGGCGGGCAGCACCTGGACGAGGCCAACGTGAACCTGATCACCTGCGGCGGCCAGGCGACTATTCCGCTGGTTTACGCGGTGAGCCGGGTGACCCCGGTGAGCTACGCCGAGATGGTGAGCACGGTGTCCAGCGCCTCGGCCGGGCCGGGCACGCGGCAGAACATCGATGAATTCACCTTCACCACGGCGCGCGGGCTCGAAGACAAAGGCGGCGCCCGGTGCGGCAAGGCCATCATCATTCTCAATCCCGCCGATCCGCCGATCCTGATGCGCAACACGCTGTATGTGGTGATGGAAAAAGACGATGTTGACGAGGGGGCCATTGTGAAATCCATCGAGCAGATGGTAAGCGAAGTGCAGTCTTATGTGCCGGGTTACCGTCTCAAAGGGAAGCCGGTGTTTGATCAGCGGGACACGCCGCTGGGCAAACGCACCGTGCTGGTGGCGCTGCTGGAAGTGGAGGGCGCGGGGGACTTCCTGCCCAAGTATGCCGGCAATCTGGACATCATGACCTCGGCGGCGCTGCGGACGGGCGAACTGTTCGCCCAGCGGCTGCTCGAGGGAAAGGCGGTGGCAGCATGA
- the dmpG gene encoding 4-hydroxy-2-oxovalerate aldolase: protein MKAPRVVDTTLRDGSHAMRHQFTRDQVRQIVRALDGAGVPVIEVSHGDGLGGSSVQYGISHTWEMELIEEARASVTRSKVAALLLPGVGTRKELKEAVARGVQMVRVATQCTEADVSEQHFGMAKEMGLETAGFLMMSHMRPPEFLAEQARLMESYGCDCVYVVDSAGALLPESAAARVRALKGALTKAKVGFHAHNNLGLGIGNTLAALEAGADWVDGTLRGLGAGAGNAATEVLAAVLDKLGCNPGLDVFRLLDAAEFVLAPMMPFQPIPDRDAVAIGYAGVYSTFLLHAKRLGEKYGVDPLAILVELGRRKTMAGQEDMILDVALDLSAKAGDKPA from the coding sequence ATGAAAGCGCCTCGCGTGGTAGATACGACCTTGCGCGATGGCTCGCACGCCATGCGCCACCAGTTCACCCGGGACCAAGTCCGGCAGATTGTGCGTGCGCTGGATGGGGCCGGAGTGCCGGTGATTGAAGTATCGCACGGGGACGGGTTGGGGGGATCGTCCGTGCAATATGGCATATCGCACACCTGGGAAATGGAGTTGATCGAGGAAGCCCGGGCCAGCGTGACGCGGTCCAAGGTAGCGGCGCTGCTGCTGCCGGGTGTGGGCACGCGCAAGGAACTCAAGGAAGCGGTGGCGCGCGGGGTTCAAATGGTCCGGGTGGCGACCCAGTGCACCGAGGCCGATGTGTCCGAGCAGCACTTTGGGATGGCCAAGGAGATGGGCCTGGAGACGGCGGGGTTTTTGATGATGTCGCACATGCGGCCGCCGGAATTTTTGGCTGAACAGGCCCGCCTGATGGAATCCTACGGGTGCGATTGCGTGTATGTGGTGGATTCGGCGGGGGCGTTGCTGCCGGAAAGCGCCGCGGCGCGAGTGCGGGCGCTCAAGGGAGCCCTGACCAAAGCGAAGGTGGGATTTCACGCGCACAACAACCTCGGTTTGGGGATTGGAAACACGCTGGCGGCGCTGGAAGCCGGGGCGGACTGGGTTGACGGCACGCTGCGGGGCTTGGGCGCCGGTGCGGGCAACGCGGCCACGGAAGTGCTGGCGGCGGTGCTGGATAAGTTGGGGTGCAATCCGGGGTTGGATGTGTTCCGGTTGCTGGACGCGGCGGAGTTTGTGCTGGCGCCGATGATGCCATTTCAGCCGATTCCGGATCGGGACGCGGTGGCCATTGGTTACGCTGGGGTGTATTCGACGTTCCTGCTGCACGCCAAGCGGCTGGGCGAGAAATACGGGGTGGACCCGTTGGCCATCCTGGTGGAATTGGGCCGGCGCAAGACCATGGCCGGCCAGGAAGATATGATCTTGGACGTGGCCCTGGATCTGTCCGCCAAAGCAGGCGACAAGCCAGCATAG
- a CDS encoding LamG domain-containing protein: MSRQASMTSMLKHTEIKPAMKNQTLRSIVCGISTALFLSTMVQAENPASTPADRDGLLLEYRFEGDASDTSGNNQHGDLLGQPAFVEGRHGKCLSLSGRGDYVDTLLASADLGDTFTVECWVKPDAGQNAFANIFGNHADGGLGIVVQQDGGNVNSFNAAFGKGDGQWATTPQVQLDADKWQHVAVVKTPESLSFFLNGKEVASVPASAPMAASPMTLRVGLGYADLGRCFSGCIDEFRVWKKAVTDFGQVSK; the protein is encoded by the coding sequence TTGTCCCGTCAGGCCTCGATGACCAGCATGTTGAAACACACCGAAATCAAACCCGCCATGAAAAACCAAACGCTACGATCCATAGTCTGCGGCATCAGCACGGCCCTCTTCCTCTCCACGATGGTGCAGGCAGAAAATCCGGCAAGCACCCCCGCCGATCGCGACGGCCTTCTTTTGGAATACCGGTTCGAGGGCGATGCCAGCGACACGTCGGGCAACAACCAGCACGGCGATCTGCTGGGGCAACCTGCCTTTGTCGAGGGCAGACACGGGAAATGCCTGTCTCTCAGCGGACGCGGCGACTATGTCGATACCTTGCTCGCGTCGGCGGACTTGGGGGACACATTCACCGTGGAATGCTGGGTGAAACCGGATGCCGGACAAAACGCCTTCGCGAACATTTTCGGCAACCATGCGGACGGCGGCCTCGGAATCGTGGTGCAGCAGGACGGCGGGAACGTGAACAGCTTCAACGCTGCATTCGGGAAGGGAGATGGCCAGTGGGCCACAACGCCTCAGGTGCAGTTGGATGCGGACAAGTGGCAGCATGTGGCGGTGGTCAAAACGCCGGAAAGTCTCTCGTTTTTCCTCAACGGCAAGGAGGTCGCGTCGGTTCCCGCATCGGCCCCGATGGCAGCTTCGCCTATGACATTGCGCGTGGGCCTGGGCTACGCCGACTTGGGGCGCTGCTTCAGCGGGTGCATCGATGAATTCCGGGTGTGGAAAAAGGCGGTCACCGACTTCGGACAGGTTTCCAAGTAG
- a CDS encoding fumarylacetoacetate hydrolase family protein, which yields MKFGRIIGDKGRPVWVTEKEGQIFQAEGDPFAGTLRATQPVQGAVRWLPPVPHGAPLLCIGLNYSQHAAESNLPVPAEPVLFLKNPGAATGHLEPIRLPRVCGEEVDYECELAVVIGRECRDVPESSALDYVLGYTAANDVSARLWQLQRGGSQWCRGKSFDTFAPLGPWIVSAEAVGDPQTLGIRTRLNGELVQDSNTADMIFGVARIVSFLSQDTTLAPGTVILTGTPQGIGWASNPRKLLHPGDTVSIEIDRIGTLTNPVVAA from the coding sequence ATGAAATTCGGAAGAATCATTGGAGACAAAGGTCGACCCGTTTGGGTCACTGAAAAAGAAGGGCAGATTTTCCAGGCCGAGGGGGATCCCTTTGCCGGAACGCTGCGAGCCACGCAGCCGGTGCAAGGAGCAGTGCGCTGGCTGCCACCGGTTCCGCACGGCGCACCACTTTTGTGCATCGGTTTGAATTACAGTCAGCACGCCGCCGAGTCCAACCTGCCCGTGCCGGCCGAACCCGTGCTGTTCCTGAAAAACCCCGGCGCCGCGACCGGCCACCTCGAACCGATCCGCCTCCCGCGTGTATGCGGGGAGGAGGTGGACTACGAATGCGAGCTGGCCGTGGTGATCGGTCGCGAATGCCGCGATGTTCCGGAAAGCAGCGCCCTGGATTACGTCCTGGGTTACACCGCCGCCAACGATGTCTCCGCCCGTTTGTGGCAACTGCAGCGGGGCGGCTCGCAGTGGTGCCGGGGAAAGAGCTTCGACACCTTTGCGCCCCTGGGGCCTTGGATCGTGTCTGCCGAGGCCGTGGGCGATCCGCAGACCTTGGGTATCCGCACCCGCCTCAACGGAGAGCTGGTGCAAGACTCCAATACCGCGGACATGATCTTCGGCGTGGCGCGCATTGTAAGCTTCCTTTCCCAAGACACCACGTTGGCACCGGGAACGGTGATCCTGACTGGAACGCCCCAGGGCATCGGCTGGGCAAGCAATCCCCGAAAGCTGCTCCACCCGGGTGACACGGTCAGCATCGAGATCGACCGTATCGGCACGCTGACCAATCCGGTGGTGGCAGCGTAG
- a CDS encoding C-terminal binding protein has protein sequence MKTNKPHILVADWFAPDFALEEAKLKPLGWTWSMPEWTPPAPPREEQIKSLLARIKNSPRVDAVVFVLAPLPAQVIEALPPECRLLQRVGIGLDTLDLECAQRRGIKVDNTPEYAIEEVAVHALGMMLSLHRQLAATQSVVLAGGWRAQSPEPIERLSTLTLGLLGLGRIGRRVAELCKPLFSRVIFHDPAVTTAPPGLEAVGIEALFQQSDVLSLHCPLLPQTRDVINAKTLALMKPSAILINVSRGGLVDAVALAEALEAGRLAGAGLDVFEPEVLPADSPLRKLGDKVILTSHTAWYSRQSVIDCRTQAIEKVINFLNQQ, from the coding sequence ATGAAAACAAACAAACCTCACATTTTGGTTGCGGACTGGTTTGCGCCGGATTTCGCGCTGGAAGAAGCAAAACTCAAGCCGCTGGGCTGGACTTGGTCCATGCCGGAGTGGACCCCGCCGGCGCCGCCGCGGGAAGAGCAGATCAAGAGCCTGCTGGCGCGCATCAAAAATTCGCCGCGAGTGGATGCCGTGGTTTTTGTTTTGGCGCCGCTTCCCGCGCAGGTGATCGAAGCGCTCCCGCCGGAGTGCCGCCTTCTCCAACGCGTCGGAATCGGCCTGGATACGTTGGACCTGGAGTGCGCGCAGCGCCGCGGCATCAAGGTGGACAACACTCCGGAATACGCCATCGAGGAAGTTGCCGTTCATGCGCTGGGCATGATGTTGTCCCTGCACCGGCAATTGGCCGCCACCCAGTCGGTCGTGCTGGCGGGTGGCTGGCGCGCTCAATCGCCGGAACCCATTGAGCGGCTCAGCACGCTGACCCTCGGCCTCCTGGGTCTCGGGCGCATCGGCCGGCGCGTGGCCGAGTTGTGCAAGCCCCTTTTCTCGCGGGTGATTTTCCACGACCCCGCCGTCACCACTGCGCCTCCCGGCTTGGAGGCCGTCGGCATCGAAGCCCTCTTCCAACAATCCGATGTGTTGTCTTTGCATTGTCCGCTGCTCCCGCAGACGCGCGATGTGATCAATGCAAAAACTCTGGCGCTGATGAAGCCTTCCGCGATCCTGATCAATGTTTCGAGGGGCGGTTTGGTTGATGCGGTCGCTTTGGCCGAGGCGCTCGAAGCCGGCCGGCTCGCGGGTGCCGGTCTGGACGTGTTTGAGCCGGAGGTGCTCCCCGCGGACTCCCCGCTGCGAAAATTGGGAGACAAAGTGATTTTGACCAGCCACACGGCTTGGTATAGCCGGCAGTCGGTCATTGATTGCCGCACGCAGGCAATTGAAAAAGTCATAAACTTCCTCAACCAACAATAG
- a CDS encoding SDR family oxidoreductase: MFDTGGHIGHRVPMREFSPERDPLFDLTQQTILVFGACGGIGEAVATGLAERGARLLVSDVNGAAARALAERLPRGVAPVASAECDVRSDDSVASVFKHALEEFGRVTAVVNLAFASVLKPIVDMSEEEFSRTVDTCLGGAFRISRSAGQVLIRQGRGGSVVHFGSIAGNRALGRGTGAYAAAKAGLEALIREAAVEWGTHGIRVNGIAPCQTRTQPLERLLADPRHGAPGALEQRMVARIPMGRLAEPADMIGACVFLLSDAARMITGHMLPVDGGFLVQ, translated from the coding sequence ATGTTTGACACTGGCGGACACATCGGACATAGAGTGCCAATGCGCGAGTTTTCGCCCGAACGTGATCCGCTGTTTGATCTGACACAACAAACCATTCTGGTGTTCGGGGCTTGTGGCGGCATCGGGGAAGCCGTGGCAACCGGCTTGGCGGAACGCGGGGCCCGCCTTTTGGTCAGCGACGTGAATGGCGCCGCGGCCCGCGCGCTGGCCGAACGACTGCCTCGCGGCGTTGCTCCGGTTGCCAGTGCGGAATGCGACGTGCGCTCGGACGACTCCGTGGCGTCGGTGTTCAAGCATGCGCTCGAGGAGTTCGGCCGGGTGACGGCCGTGGTGAACCTGGCATTTGCCTCCGTGCTCAAACCCATTGTCGATATGTCGGAGGAGGAGTTTTCGCGCACCGTGGACACTTGCCTGGGCGGCGCGTTCCGCATTTCCCGGTCGGCAGGCCAAGTGCTGATTCGGCAGGGGCGCGGCGGCAGCGTGGTCCATTTCGGGAGCATCGCCGGCAACCGTGCCTTGGGTCGCGGCACCGGCGCCTACGCGGCAGCCAAGGCCGGATTGGAAGCGTTGATCCGTGAAGCCGCGGTGGAATGGGGGACGCACGGCATCCGGGTGAACGGCATTGCTCCCTGCCAAACCCGCACTCAGCCGCTGGAACGCCTGCTCGCTGATCCGCGCCACGGCGCACCGGGTGCCCTCGAACAACGGATGGTCGCCCGCATTCCCATGGGCCGGCTGGCGGAACCGGCGGACATGATTGGTGCCTGCGTCTTTTTGCTGTCGGATGCCGCGCGCATGATCACGGGTCACATGCTTCCTGTGGACGGAGGGTTTCTCGTGCAGTAG
- a CDS encoding MFS transporter codes for MSDVSASVKHRQARRRSSLDKSVMNAEALQSPMAESSPRVSNFRILGYALGEGAASITMNGVSNFALLYYTQVLGLGAGYAGLALSLATLWDAVTDPVMGHITDNTRTRWGRRFPYIVAGGLFLAASYWLLWTVPDGITSPQALFVFALAGNLLLRTAVTIFGVPYTALGFEICPGYEDRSRLQGIRAAFNMAINLVFGAFAWALFFHDGTSPDGARIDGTKIAENYARMGWVLAVATAVLILLCAWATRHTAKDNRNSRVQGNTLDDFRLDLLQILGDRLAWFVFGFFAIALFGMLLVSQLQMFVYVFFMKLPAGAKTWIHGGGMVAAGLGALFQAWLTKKTDKKIAGYIAMALTVFGGVFLTVVFFGFNLAPDASWHLAGTNIPVAYLLFGLGQACWWGGCGMLGPLAMSMVADLSEVNFLKTGILKDGGYSAVFTFLQKASMSAGLLLTGWMVTAAGIVANADAQTPEAVRNIALMTFLIGPALVIIAFFLLRRYPVDREYLVNLEKQSARDKDAARA; via the coding sequence ATGTCCGATGTGTCCGCCAGTGTCAAACATCGTCAGGCTCGCCGGCGAAGCAGTCTCGACAAATCGGTGATGAACGCCGAGGCATTGCAATCACCCATGGCAGAATCATCCCCCCGCGTTTCGAACTTTCGGATTCTCGGCTACGCCCTCGGCGAAGGGGCCGCATCGATCACGATGAACGGCGTGTCGAACTTCGCCCTGCTCTACTACACGCAGGTCCTCGGCCTCGGGGCCGGTTACGCCGGCTTGGCCCTCAGCTTGGCCACGCTTTGGGATGCGGTGACTGATCCGGTCATGGGGCACATCACGGACAACACCCGGACCCGTTGGGGCCGGCGATTCCCCTACATCGTGGCCGGAGGATTGTTTCTTGCGGCAAGCTATTGGCTGCTCTGGACCGTGCCGGACGGCATCACGTCGCCGCAGGCGCTTTTCGTTTTTGCCCTTGCCGGGAATCTGCTGCTCCGCACGGCCGTGACCATTTTCGGCGTGCCCTACACCGCCCTCGGGTTCGAGATCTGCCCGGGCTACGAGGACCGTTCACGCCTGCAGGGGATCCGCGCCGCTTTCAACATGGCCATCAATCTGGTCTTCGGGGCCTTCGCGTGGGCGCTTTTCTTTCACGACGGAACCAGCCCGGATGGCGCGCGGATCGACGGCACGAAAATCGCGGAAAACTACGCCCGCATGGGATGGGTGCTGGCCGTCGCCACGGCCGTGCTCATTCTGCTTTGCGCTTGGGCCACCCGCCACACCGCGAAGGACAACCGCAACTCGCGCGTGCAGGGCAACACGCTCGATGACTTCCGCCTGGACCTCCTCCAGATCCTCGGCGATCGCCTGGCTTGGTTTGTCTTCGGGTTTTTCGCCATCGCGCTTTTCGGGATGCTCCTTGTTTCCCAACTGCAGATGTTCGTTTACGTCTTCTTCATGAAGCTGCCGGCCGGCGCCAAGACGTGGATCCACGGCGGCGGGATGGTGGCCGCGGGTCTCGGGGCACTTTTCCAAGCGTGGCTCACGAAAAAGACCGACAAGAAAATCGCGGGCTACATCGCCATGGCTTTGACAGTTTTCGGCGGGGTATTCCTCACCGTTGTCTTCTTCGGATTCAACCTTGCCCCCGACGCGTCGTGGCACCTTGCGGGCACGAACATCCCCGTCGCCTACCTGCTTTTCGGCCTCGGGCAAGCATGCTGGTGGGGCGGATGCGGGATGCTCGGACCGCTGGCCATGTCGATGGTGGCCGACCTTTCGGAGGTGAACTTCCTCAAGACCGGCATTCTGAAGGACGGCGGCTACAGCGCGGTTTTCACCTTCCTGCAAAAAGCGTCGATGTCCGCCGGCCTTCTCCTCACCGGGTGGATGGTCACCGCGGCCGGCATCGTCGCGAACGCGGACGCGCAGACTCCCGAAGCCGTGCGCAACATCGCGCTCATGACCTTCCTGATCGGGCCTGCGCTTGTCATCATCGCCTTCTTCCTTCTCCGGCGCTACCCGGTCGACCGCGAATACCTCGTCAATCTCGAAAAACAATCCGCGCGCGACAAGGATGCAGCGCGAGCCTGA
- a CDS encoding 4Fe-4S dicluster domain-containing protein, whose amino-acid sequence MARLRRLSRIFGRGSWPGPRRKDGSGIRWRRLAGSGPEDDARRRDSLVPGTAPGGRAFLRRPLLSRCCACLFQGRCRCGIQCRGDRRAHGVALGRRRRGLDQPPRRASGSRRRGTLGAWPHGGMGGRGMSATDSSILGNDLLSNCVHCGFCLEVCPTYQLTGDENNSPRGRLRLWREEAEGKIPQDKWTDFYTSECVGCLACEPACPANVPYGRILEETRHAHVAGRRWLPKPELRLAAAAVARKKFFDVALLPARVLRKAGLLPHPLVFPGATPVLQSTAAYAKELMAQHRPDGPRVALLTGCLMEALFREINFATVRVLIANNVQVVIPDGQGCCGAFQEHTGLDGVEKLRDVNRQAFDRLGVDCAVANSAGCGLSLRKTLEGALPVRDVLGFLGEIGVKALPPRREKARVYVDLPCHLVHGQRATIPESVLDATGYRWQFAPCAKDCCGSGGIYNIQKKENAREILAKKSAFLNDAEGDSVILATANHVCMMQWNSARWGGMVRRPFQVRHVIQLLDDGEL is encoded by the coding sequence ATGGCGCGTCTTCGCCGATTATCTCGCATCTTTGGCCGCGGGTCATGGCCTGGACCTCGGCGAAAAGACGGCAGCGGAATCCGCTGGCGACGGCTTGCCGGATCTGGCCCTGAAGACGACGCCCGACGCCGTGATTCCCTTGTGCCGGGAACTGCTCCCGGCGGGAGGGCTTTTCTGCGCCGGCCTTTGTTATCCCGGTGTTGTGCATGTTTATTTCAAGGACGTTGCCGATGCGGCATCCAATGTCGCGGAGATCGTCGCGCGCACGGCGTCGCGCTTGGAAGGCGAAGGCGGGGATTGGATCAGCCGCCACGCCGCGCGTCCGGCAGCCGGCGAAGAGGAACGCTGGGTGCATGGCCTCATGGCGGGATGGGAGGCCGCGGCATGAGCGCCACCGATTCCTCCATTTTGGGCAACGATCTGCTCTCCAACTGCGTGCACTGCGGTTTCTGCCTGGAGGTGTGCCCCACGTATCAGCTGACCGGGGATGAGAACAATTCGCCCCGCGGTCGCCTGCGCCTGTGGCGCGAGGAGGCGGAGGGAAAAATCCCGCAGGACAAATGGACGGACTTTTACACCAGCGAGTGCGTGGGTTGCCTGGCGTGTGAGCCGGCCTGTCCGGCCAACGTGCCCTACGGCCGCATCCTCGAAGAAACGCGCCATGCCCATGTGGCCGGACGCCGCTGGCTTCCGAAACCCGAGCTGCGCCTTGCTGCCGCAGCGGTGGCCAGGAAGAAATTTTTCGATGTCGCGCTATTGCCTGCCCGCGTGCTGCGCAAGGCCGGCCTGCTGCCGCACCCGCTGGTGTTTCCCGGTGCGACCCCGGTGCTCCAGTCCACGGCCGCGTATGCCAAAGAGTTGATGGCGCAGCACCGCCCCGACGGTCCGAGGGTGGCACTGCTCACCGGCTGCCTGATGGAAGCACTTTTCCGCGAAATCAACTTCGCCACTGTGCGCGTGCTCATCGCGAACAACGTGCAGGTGGTTATTCCCGATGGCCAAGGATGCTGCGGCGCCTTCCAGGAACACACCGGGCTGGACGGCGTGGAGAAACTTCGCGACGTCAACCGCCAAGCTTTCGATCGCCTCGGAGTCGATTGCGCCGTGGCCAATTCGGCCGGCTGCGGGCTCTCCCTCCGCAAAACTCTGGAAGGTGCGCTGCCGGTGCGCGATGTGCTCGGCTTTCTGGGGGAGATCGGCGTCAAAGCTCTGCCACCAAGGCGGGAAAAGGCCCGGGTGTATGTCGATCTGCCGTGTCACTTGGTCCACGGCCAGCGCGCCACCATCCCCGAGTCCGTTCTCGACGCAACAGGCTACCGCTGGCAGTTCGCGCCCTGCGCCAAGGACTGCTGCGGCTCCGGCGGCATTTACAATATCCAGAAGAAAGAAAACGCGCGGGAAATCCTCGCGAAAAAGTCCGCCTTCCTCAACGACGCCGAGGGAGATTCCGTCATACTCGCCACGGCCAACCACGTCTGCATGATGCAGTGGAACTCGGCGCGATGGGGCGGAATGGTGCGCAGGCCTTTCCAAGTCCGCCACGTGATCCAGCTGCTCGATGATGGTGAATTATGA